The Halobellus sp. MBLA0158 genome has a window encoding:
- a CDS encoding winged helix-turn-helix domain-containing protein — translation MPEHHSDDEYLTAIREGNQTTSEIADAVGVARQSAYERLHTLRENGKVRKEKIGNSLRWETTEAE, via the coding sequence ATGCCCGAACACCACTCCGATGACGAGTATCTGACTGCGATCCGTGAGGGCAATCAGACGACGTCGGAGATAGCCGACGCCGTCGGCGTAGCGAGACAGTCCGCCTACGAGCGATTGCACACGCTCCGAGAGAACGGAAAGGTACGGAAGGAGAAGATAGGCAACAGCCTACGATGGGAGACGACAGAAGCGGAGTGA